The proteins below are encoded in one region of Saccopteryx leptura isolate mSacLep1 chromosome 1, mSacLep1_pri_phased_curated, whole genome shotgun sequence:
- the SMIM15 gene encoding small integral membrane protein 15, producing MTAIKMFDLKAWAEYVVEWAAKDPYGFLTTVILALTPLFLASAVLSWKLAKMIEAREKEQKKKQKRQENIAKAKRLKKD from the coding sequence ATGACCgctataaaaatgtttgatcTAAAAGCTTGGGCTGAATATGTTGTGGAATGGGCTGCAAAAGACCCATATGGATTCCTTACAACAGTTATTTTGGCCCTTACTCCATTGTTTCTAGCAAGTGCTGTACTGTCCTGGAAATTGGCCAAGATGATTGAGGCCAGGGAaaaggagcaaaagaaaaaacaaaaacgtcAAGAAAATATTGCAAAAGCTAAACGACTGAAAAAGGATTGA